The region ATGGATAACATGGTTCAAATGATGAAAAACACTTTCGTTGCAGACAACCGCGATGGTTTGGCGACAAACCAAGAAGAGACTTACCAATTCAAATTGGATTCTTCCGGTAAATTGTATGCAAACTTGGTTTGGACAGATGCTCCAGGTTCAGCGAATGCTTCTAAAGCACTAGTGAACGACCTTGATTTGGTCCTTGTTGGTCCAAATGGAACGGTTTCTATGAATGATCACATCAACAACAACGAGATGATCGAACAAGTATTGCCTGCAGGCGACTATAAGCTGATTGTTAAAGGTGCTAACGTGCCAAACGGTAAAAACGGTGGCCGCCAAGCCTACGCCCTTGTTTGGAGCGTTCAATAGAACTGTTTAGTAATTAATCGATATTCAATTAACTAATTGAAATGATTGAGTAAAAGCCCCATTTTAAATGGGGCTTTTTTCGTTGAAAAACCTTGGAAAACTTTTCCAACGCTCCGCTCAGATTTGATAACTCGTGTCAAATTTGATAGAACTACCACGGTTATAAGTGGCTATAAGTGGAGGTTTCCTGATGCTGACGTTCAATATCGGTGATAATGCAGTTTATCCCGGCTACGGCGTAGTTAAAGTTGTAGCTATCGAGACGAAAGAAATGCTCGGCGCTAAAATCTCGTTCTACAATATGCAATTGGTAGATACGGGCCTTAAAATCATGATCCCTACAACTAACGTTAAATCAGCGGGTCTTCGCCCTATCATCTCTAAAGATGAAGCTGCTCGCGTTGTAAGCATTCTTAAAGAAAAAGACGTCAAAATCGACAACCAAACTTGGAACCGTCGTTACCGTGAATACATGGAAAAGATCAAAACGGGTTCTGTATTCGAAATCGCTGAAGTTTTACGCGATTTGTTCCTTTTGAAAGCTGATAAAGAGCTTTCCTTCGGCGAGCGCAAAATGCTTGATTCAGCTCGTTCCCTTTTGTTGAAAGAGCTGACTTTGGCAACTAGCGAAGCTGAATTGTTCAACGAAGAAGAGGTAAAAGCTATCTTCGGTATCACAGGTTAATTTGCCGGGTGTCCTGACAAATCGTCAGTGGACGAATCCAAAAATTCATATTAGTTTTAAGGCCTGGATTTTCCGGGCCTTTTTCATTTTTGGAGCCGATTCGATGTCTTCACAAGCTTCTTCTAAAGTTCGCGTTCGTTTTGCACCTTCTCCGACGGGTTATTTGCACGTTGGTGGCGCAAGAACGGCTTTGTACAACTACCTTTTTGCCAAAAAAAATGGTGGTGAATTCATCCTTCGTATCGAAGACACCGATGAGGCTCGCTCCACTCAAGAATCTTTGCGTGGGGTGGTGGATGACCTGGTTTGGCTGAACCTCTTGTGGGCAGAAGGGGTAGACCCTGTCACTTTGAAAGATGTGGGACCCAATGGCCCTTACAAACAAAGTGAGCGCATGCATATCTATAAGCAAATTGCGGAACAGCTTTTAGCTGAAGGCAAAGCTTATTACTGTTTCCTGACGGATGCGGAAATTGAAGCTCAACGTGAAGCTCAGATGAAAGCGGGCGGTCAGCCCCATATTCAATCTCCATATGCTGATTGGACTTTGGATCAAGCCAAAGCAAAAATGGCAGAGGGTGGGACTCCACCGGTTGTTCGTTTTAAAACGAAGCATCTTAAAAAAGACTATATCTTTAACGACATCGTTCGCGGTGAAGTGAAGTTCCCATCTGATATGGTGGGTGACTTTGTACTTCTTCGTGGTGGCGGTATGCCGGTTTATAACTTCTGTTGTGTGGTGGATGATCATTTGATGAAAATGACCCACGTGTTCCGTGCAGAGGAGCATCTTCCAAACACTCTTCGTCAGTTGATGATTTACGAAGCGATGGGATGGAGGGCACCAGAGTTCGGTCACATGGCTTTGATTTTGGATGAAGACCGTCAAAAACTTTCTAAACGTAAAGGTGCCGTCGCTTGTGGCCAGTTGAAAGACGAAGGCTATTTGGCGTCTGCTGTTTTGAACTTCATCGCGCTTTTGGGATGGTCACATCCAGAAGGTAAAGAAATCATGTCGGTTGATGATATGGTTTCTGCTTTCGATATCTCTCGTCTAAATCCTTCGGGCGCGATCTTTGACCGCGTGAAATTCAAATGGATGAATGCGCAGCACTTGCGTGCTCTTCCAAATACGGAGTTGTGGAAAGCGATTCAGCCGTTCCTGGCTCGCGAAAATATGCAGTTGCCTTCAGATCCAGTTTGGCAGGACAAGTCTTTGAATTTGTTTAAGCCTTATATGGAAGTTTTAGCTGACGCGATCACTTTGTACCGTCCACTGAATGACAACTCTTACGTGATTCAACCAGATGCCGAAGAAGTTATGAAGCTTGAAACGACCAGAGCTGTTTTGACGACTTGGAAAGAATTGGTTCAGGCGCACGGTGCTGAATACATGACTGAGGAAGAATTCCTAAAAATCCAAGATGAAGTAAAAAACAAAACGGGTGCTAAAGGTAAAAACCTGTTCCAGCCTATTCGTGTGGCTGTGATCGGTCAACCTCACGGAGCCGAGCTAAAAATTCTGGTGCCGTTGATGAAAAAGCAGTCCCTTGTGGCCCGTGCGGAAAAAGCACTAGCGAGCATCGCCTAAAGGTACGTCCTTACCTGCAGAGGTAGGGCCTTACTTGGTAAAATTAATATTGAATGAACGGCATTGCTAAGTAAGGCCGTATCTTTTGAGGAAATTATGTCATTGAAGATTTACAACTCACAATCTCGTCAGTCCGAGGAATTTGTTCCTTACGATCCTAAGCACGTGAAAATGTACGTGTGTGGTCCGACGGTTTATAACTTTCTTCATGTGGGTAATTTCCGTGGACCTGTTGTTTTCAATATGGTTCGCAATTGGTTGGAGTATCTTGGCTATAAAGTGACTTACGCTTTAAACTTTACCGATGTCGACGACAAAATCATCGCGAAGGCGAATGAAGTCGGCATGACGCCAGGGGAGTTATCTGAAAAGTATATTGCTGAATACAAGCATGACTTTGCAAGTTTGGGCCTTCGTCCTCATGATATGAATCCTAAGGTCACCGAGCACATGGAAGACATTTTGTCCATGGTCGGTACATTGATCGAGAAAAACGCCGCTTACGAAACACAAGGTGACGTGCTTTACTCGATTGAGTCCTTCAAAGACTACGGTAAACTGAGCGGTCGTCACACTGATGAATTGCTAGCAGGTGCTCGTGTTGAAGTGGACGAGAAAAAACGTTCACCGATGGATTTTGCTTTGTGGAAGGCTGCAAAGCCAGGAGAAATTTCTTGGGCTTCTCCGTGGGGGCCTGGCCGTCCGGGTTGGCACATCGAGTGTTCGGCGATGATTAAAAATATTTTTGGTGATCAGATCGACATTCACGGTGGTGGAATGGATTTGATTTTTCCGCATCACGAAAATGAAATCGCGCAATCGGAAGGCTGCACAGGGAAGCACTTTGTGAAGTACTGGATGCACAATAACATGCTAAATTTTGGCGGTCAGAAGATGTCAAAGTCTTTGGGCAACATTGTTTCGTTGCGTGAATTTGTGACGACGTACAACGCTGAAATTTATAAATGGATGATTCAGTCTGTGCACTATCGCACGATGAGTGAGTTCGGTGATGCGGCTGTGGATCGCGCGATTTCCGGTCTGGCTCGCGTATATTCGGCTCTTGCCATGGCGGAATCTTATCTGACGCCGGAAGTGACTCAAGCGGATGCTGGATTTGCGAAAATCACTGAAGACGCTTGGAAAAAAGTGGAAGCAGCGATGAATGATGACTTCGGTACACCTGAAGTTTTTGCGACCATGTTTGAAGTGGTCCGCCAGTTCAACACTCAAGTTCGCCGTGGTATGAAAGTGAACCCAGCAATTCAAGGCAAAGCTTTGGTGTTTTCTCAGTTTATCAAGAAGGTCGGCAGCATGATGGCAATGTTCCAAGAACCTGCACATGATTTCTTGGTCAAGGTTGATGATATGTTGCTGGATAAGGCGGGAATAAAACGCGCCGAAGTCGATGCTGTCGTAGCAGAGCGTTCGCAAGCTCGTGCTAATAAAGACTTTGCAAAATCGGATGAACTTCGTAACAAGCTTGTAGCTATGAATATTTCAGTTAGTGACACACCGGAAGGCTCGTTCTGGGAAGTTTCTAAATAAATAATTCAGCAGGAAAACGAGAATAGGTAACGGGAATTGAGAGAGTGCATTCACTCGTGCTTGCACTCATTCACTCACGCTCTCACGCTCTCATGTTTTCAAGTTTTCATGTTTTCATGTTTTCATGTTTTCATGTTTTCATGTTTTCATTTCATGTTTTCATGTTTTCATGTTTTCATGTTTTCATGTTTTCATGTTTTCATGTTTTCATGTTTTCAAGTTCTCAAGTTCTGCCGCCTCAATACCCACCGTATCCCCCGTGACGCATGCAGTAACCGGAACGGAGGTAGATTTGGCAATTTTGACCGCATTTACATTTAAGTGATCTCTGAAAGTGGTTTTCTCTTCATTGTAAGGGCTCTGATCGCCGCAGTGACAAGGCTCCCGCAATAGACAATTCCTAAACTGCTCCACATCAAGAACAATCCATCGAATGGAACTCTGAACCTGTTCTCTGATTTGAAAATATAAACGGTAAAGAAAATTGTTAGGGCCATCAAAGCGCAGACTTCGTTCAAATCGTTACGGCGCCGGGAATACGACAGCGCTCCGATAACAGCCAAAGGTAAAAGGCCCCATTCGAAAATTGGCGCCCAGATTTTATAAAGGAAATCAATCGGGGAGCCAGCAACCGGCCATGTGCTATTGCCATAGAAAAGATAATTGATATAGCGCAGGCTTTCCGCCATGACCCATGGGTTTTCCTTCACGCAGTCAGCCCCCGCTTTCCAGAAATACGCCTGGTCTGTGAAAGGTCGATCCCATTTTTTAAAAGTAGTTTCTTTTAAAGTCACAAACAGCGGTGACATCCAAGACGCCCCGGCCGAGTCAGCATTGTTTTTGGAAGGACATTTTCCCTCGACAAAATTCAAAGCTCCCGCAGTGGGTCCCCATTGAAATTGATTGTAGGCAAACTTTGTGAATGCCAAATGGGGCAGCATCACGATGAAACAGCCCATAGCAAGAATGCCTACTTTCTTAAAGGCAATTTTATACTGATCGCGCTCACGATATAAAAGCCATAAACTAAATGCCGGAATAAAGAATGCGTGATTTCCCTTAAAGTAAAAAGACACCATCAATAGGACGCCAACCAGAAAGTAATCTTTAAGACGTTTTGACTCTAACGCCTTCATAATCCACCACAAAGTCAGCATGATTAAAAAACTGTACGGGGACTCTGCCATATGACGAGCCGTAAAGCCGACCTGGGGCGCATCAAGGCAAACGAATAAAAGTGTCAAAAGAGCCGCGGTTTTCCCAAAATTTTTCAAAACCAAAAGATAAGCAAGCAGTGCCGTCCCCAGGGAAACAAAAATGCTAGTCCATTTTAAAAGTTCCCAATCACCCAGAATTCTTAAAACCAAAGTGTAAAGGGTGTATCCGATGGGTTGAAAGGTTTGCCCTAAGTTGAAAGAGCCACGAAGCATCTGAACTCCTCGCTGAAAATATCCTGACATGTCTGAAAACAGATACATCTCCGGAGGCATTGCAACCTGGGTGGTCCAAAATCGTAGTAAAAAACCTAATAGAAAAACAGCGATGACGGGAATCTTCCAGCGATCCTGAGGCAAGGGGAGTGTCGCGTACAGTATCCCGCAAAGGGCTAAGCAAAGAAAAAACAACCCGACAAGCAGTTGCGGAGAACTCCAGTCCTTATCTAGGTAAAATCCAAAACTTCCACCAAAAGAATCTCCACTGAGGTTCCAAGTGGTGGTTTTGCTAAATGTGTTAGCGGGAATTTTAAGCGCCATTCCGCGTTCATTATTGCAGCGAGCTTCCGGCGAAGATGGCAACGTCCAGTCTTGTCCGTTCGTGGACAGGGTGTTTAAACAACTTAAAGTCCGTAAACGTAAATCCTGAGGCATCATCCACGAGGGCAGGTAATTGGCGCGAGTCGTAAACTGCAACCAAAACAAACCACTTTCGTTGGGATTGTAATCTTTGATTACAATCGATGAAGGAGCCTTCGTATCCGTTTGTAAGTTCGGATGTACGATCTGAATGTTTTCCATCTTAGGAGTGAGTAACTGAAACCAGTTCAGACAAACGATCACGATGAACAGACTTAATAAAAACAGGCGAGTGGAGAAGAGTTTGCTCCCGGTGTTTGCTGAAAGATTTGATGAATTTCCCATGACCGAAGCTGTAGCCTCGGTCGGGATTCACGGCAAGTTACCAAGTCGACATTATCACCTTTATTGCGATGCAATTGGTGCGCTTTTCAAAACCAGTTCGTGGGTCTTATTCGCCTCAATCTCCTTGGAATCCATTAATTGTGGACGGTGAAATCCCGTTACAAAAAGTTCAACTTGGTCTTTGTAAAACGGGGATAGCATATGGCCGCTAATGCCAATGGGATTAACTCCCCAGCTGTGAGTCACATTTGCCATGTCGACCACTCGGCGAGTGGACGCACCCGCAACGACATTGAAATCACCGCCCAAGGAGCGCGCCTTGTTATTCGTGATTTCATTGTAGGCACCACCCAGCGGATAAGGACCTAAATTGAAAATGTAATTTAAAGGTTTTTCTCGGCCCAGCGGGTGAACATACTCAATGGTGTGAATGTCTCCCCATTGAGGAGGGCGGGACCATTTTGCCATTGTGTTGCGGAAAGCATGAGTAAACAACTCGTCAGGTTTGACTAATTTCCACCATGGAGAATTTTCGTTTTGCACAACTCTCTCAAAAAACATCCAAGCGTGAGGGGTTGTCAGATAGGCGGCCCGTTGATCCTCCAGAGGAGCTAGCAGCAAAAGCAGACTTTCGTTAATCCAGCTATAGTAAAGACTCGCTTCACGAGAATCCCTGTCGGAAATAAAATTCCACTTTTTAAGGCGGTCCAGGATTGGACCGTGTTTAATAAATTCGTCCGCTGTTAGTTTTAAGTGACTCAGCATTTTCGCCATTAAAACGTGGTTCGCCGCATTGAAGTTCTTCACTTGCAGACTGCGCATTTCTTCGGCGTTCCAAAGCTTTTTAGTCTCAAGAATTTCGGTGATGGTTTTCTGGCGGTCCGCACTTTGCCAGTCTCCACGAAGTTCCGATTCGATATCTGTCGGGCGAGTGTTGGCAGTCACAATGATTCCGTTTGCTGGATTTACGACATGAGGTTTTTGCTCCCAGCTTAATAATCCTTTGTATTCGTCCTTGCCGCTCGTACCGTCCAGAATCATATCGGAATTAGGATTGTGCTTAGTCGCGACATCACCAAACATCCACCAAGCGATGTTTTTTTCATCCGCATACATGACATTTAATCCTGGAGCACTTCCAGTCTTTAATGCATTTTCGAAAGTCTTCATGTCTTTGGATTCGCCCATTGTATACAGAGCTTGCAATGGATCGTTGTCGATCTTGGGATAGGCCCATTTCAGGGAAAGGTCTGCATCGACCACGTAATCCATTAAAGGCCCGTGAGGAGTTTGAATCACTTCCATCTGAACGGGGGCTTGCTTTTTAACCATGATGGTTTCGTTACGAACAGTGTAGGGTTGTTCTTTGCCGTTAAAAATCAAAGTCTTTTTTGTACGATCAATTTTTTCGGAGTAAAGATCCATGTCATCCGTCTGAGACATTGTAAATCCCCAGGCGTGATGGGGAGTGTGACCCAAGATCGCAAAAGGAACGAGCGGCAGATAGTGTCCATAGATTTCAAATTCCGGGGTGTGAATGTGCGCCTCGAACCAAACCGATGGATGATTAAAGCCAATGTGGGGGTCGTTGGCAAAAATGCTTTTGCCACTTGCAGAACGTGAAGGCCCGACGAGCCAAGAGTTGCTGCTATCGAAAACCGCTGCAAAGGAGCTGTCTGCCAACTTATAAAGGGGGCTTAAGTCGACTTGACTTGCGACGCTATAGGGAGTTTTTAACGGATCATTGCGAAGCTCTTGAAACATTTCGGGCGACAATTTTTTCGCCAGCAACGTCATCGTAGGGTCTACTCGTAAAGCGATCCCAAAGCTATAAGCGATTTGTCCGGTCATGACGTAGGAGTCGATGGGTGAAAAGGGAGCAAGCTTGGTAATCCCTAGAATCGCCAGGTCATAGGGAATCGGGCGAGTCGCGACGTATTGATTCACGCCGTCGCAAAAGGACTCCATCATTTTCCACATTTCCGGATCGAAGGTGCCGTCTTTGCGTTTTTTCTCAAGCATCTTTTCTGAGGTCTTTTTCAACCCAAGACTGCGATATAGCATGTCTGATTTTACGGCTCTTTCACCGATGACTTCTGCGAGAAGACCTTGTGTTTGGCGGCGAGCCATTTCCATTTGGAAAAGTCTTTCGCTGGCCATCACATATCCGAGTGCTTTAAACGCATCTGATTTGTTTTGAGCGAAAATGTGGGGAATCCCATAGGTGTCACGTTGCACTTTGACGTCTTTAGAAAGGTTTGTCAGAGAGATTTCGCCATCAAGCGGCGCCAATGATCGACGCATAAACGAATAGGTTCCCAAAACCACAACCAAAAGAACTGCAGCAAAAACAACGAGGGAAATTTTAAGTTTTCTCATGCCCCTCACTGTCACAAAGACCAGAGATTCATGCAAGTCTGCGAGATGTCACTGCGCAAGATAGAAATGACCAGGAGCCTCTAGCGAACTGGCTTTTATTTGTGCTACGATCAGAGGGATGGCCAAAGCTTATAAAAAGAACTTTCAATTGGTGTCTGAGTTTAAACCTTCTGGGGATCAGCCAAAAGCGATCGAGCAGATGCTGGAAAATTTTGGTGCGGGTCTGAAGCATCAAACATTACTGGGTGTCACCGGTTCCGGAAAAACATTCAGTATGGCGCACACGATTGCGCGGATGAATCAACCGGCCCTGGTGCTTGCCCCCAACAAAACATTGGCAGCGCAATTGTATGCTGAGTTCAAAGAGTTATTCCCGCACAATGCGGTTGAGTACTTTGTTTCTTATTATGATTACTATCAGCCCGAAGCCTATATTCCCTCGACCGACACTTACATTGAAAAAGACTCGGCGATTAATGAGCAAATCGATCGCATGCGCCACTCGGCCACGCGTTCTTTGTTTGATCGTCGCGACGTTATTATCGTGAGTTCGGTTTCTTGTATCTATGGTTTGGGTTCGCCTGAAGCCTACGAAGGCATGATGATTCAGGTTGTCTCGAATACCGAGATGAAACGTGATCATCTTTTGCGTGAACTCATACGTGTACAATATCAACGAAACAACGTCGACTTTTCGCGCGGCACAGTTCGGGTGCGCGGGGATAATGTCGAAATCTTCCCTCCGTACGAAGAAGAGCGCGCAATCCGCGTTGAGTTCTTTGGTGATTTCATCGAAAGACTTTCGTGGATTGATCCACTGACTGGTCAGGTACTGGAAGAGATCGATCAAATCGGTATCTATCCGGGAAGTCACTATGCAACAGGTGATGATAACTTGAAACGCGCGATCAAGACGATCCAAGATGAGTTGCGGGATCAGCTGCAGTTCCTGAATAAAAATATGAAGTTCTTAGAAGCTCAACGATTGGAGCAAAGAACTTATTACGATATCGAGATGATGGAACAAATGGGTTTTTGTCAGGGGATCGAGAACTATTCTCGGCACTTAACAGGCCGTGGACCCGGCGAACCACCTCCGACATTGCTAGAATACTTCCCGAAGGACTTTATCACGTTCATCGATGAATCACACGTGACCGTTCCTCAAATCGGGGGGATGTACCGCGGGGATCGTGCTCGTAAGTCAACTTTGGTTGAGCATGGTTTCCGTATGCCATCAGCCTTGGACAATCGCCCTTTGAACTTTCAAGAATTTGAAAAGATGATGGATAAGTGCGTGTATGTTTCGGCGACGCCGGGCACTTATGAATTGCAAAAATCCGAAGGTATTATCGTTGAACAGATCATCCGCCCAACAGGTTTGATTGATCCGATTGTGGAAGTCCGTCCCGTAAAACATCAGGTCGATGATTTACTGAAAGAAATCCGTGAGCGTATCAAATTGAAAGAACGCGTTTTGATCACGACTTTAACAAAACGCTCCGCCGAGGATTTGACCGAGTACTACGAAAATTTGGGAATCAAAATCAAATACTTGCACAGCGATATTGATACGATCGAGCGTTCAGAAATCCTGCGCGATTTGCGCTTGGGAGTGTTTGACGTTTTGGTAGGTATCAACTTATTGAGAGAAGGTCTGGATATTCCAGAGGTCAGCCTTGTCGGTATCACCGATGCCGATAAAGAGGGATTCCTTCGTTCCGAAAGATCGCTGATTCAAACAATTGGTCGAGCAGCTCGTAATATCAATGGACGGGTGATCTTGTACGGGGATGTGATGACCGAAAGTATGACCAAGGCCATCGGTGAAACCGAACGTCGTCGTCGTATTCAGCAAGAGTATAATGAAGCCCATGGCATCACTCCACAATCTATTCGTAAGAAAATTCGCGACGGATTGGGTGAAGCCTTTGACGGCTCTGTGGGTGGAGCACCATTGAAAGGTGAAAACCGTCAACAGGCCATCGTTAATAAGTACTCGCACGAACCGGATAAATTGACTCAAGAGATTGATAAGCTTCGCGATAAAATGCGCAAACTTTCTAAGAACTTGGATTTCGAGGAAGCGGCGAAAGTACGCGACGAAATCAAACGTTTGCAAATTGTTGAATTGGGCATTCGCAGTGGGGAAGTCGAAGGCGAGAGTGCCAAGGTGAATAAAGATGGCCTCGAGTAAATTTGACGAAATCCGCGATAAGGTGCGCGAATTTCCCACGCAAAGTGGTGTGTACCTGATGAAGGGGCCTGGCGATAAGATTATCTATATCGGTAAGGCCAAAGTTCTTCGTAATCGCGTGCGTAGTTATTTTACAGACAGCAAGGATCATTCTCCCAAGACTCGTTTGCTGGTTTCGAATATTTTGGATGTTGAATACATCCTTACTAAAACTGAAGTCGAAGCTTTCTTATTGGAAGCTTCACTGATTAAGAAACATCGTCCCAAGTACAACATCCGTCTGCGTGATGATAAGGCCTATCCTTACATTCGCCTCAGCTGGTCCCAGGAGTTCCCGCGATTGTATGTCGCACGTAAAGTCAAACGGGATGGGTCTCTTTATTTTGGTCCTTATACTTCGGGATTAGCAGTGCAAGGGACGATTCGTTTCTTGAACCGCACTTTTAAAATACGCGATTGTACAGATGCGATGTTCACATCACGCAAGCGTCCTTGCATGACCTATCAGATTGGTCGTTGTACGGCGCCATGTGTGGATTACATCAGTCAGCAGGATTATAAAAGTGAAGTTGAAGGGGCGAAGCTTTTCCTAAAAGGCCAGAACAAAAAGGTCATTAAAGCTTTAAAAGACAAAATGATGGGAGCAGCTGACGAAGAGAAATTCGAAGTGGCAGCACGTCTGCGTGATTCTATCGAAGCCATTAAAACTATTTTGGAAAAACAAGCTGTCATCAATGATACTTCTGAAAAGGACCAAGATGCCGTGGGCTTTTATGGCGATGAACGGGGTTGCTTGATTGAAACCGTCCACGTTCGTGGGGGCCGTGTCATTGGAACACGACCTCACTTCTTGCCACATTTTGATCCGAATGATTCTGCCGAAGATCCAAGAGAATGGATGGTGGATTTCCTGAATCAGTATTACGAAGACAATTTCATTCCCGATGATGTATTGTTGCCATTGGATATCGGCAGTGATCTGAATAAACTTATGGAGCAGGTTCTAGAGTCCCGTTCCGGAACTAAAGCGGCAGTGCGTTTTGCAACAGACGAGCGAGGTCGTTCTTTGGTTGAGATGGCTAACGAAAACGCTAAAGCGCATTTCTTAAAATATGTCTCTAAATCCGAAGAAAAACTTCGAGGTCTGCAAGAGATCAAAGAAAAATTCAATCTGCCCGAGCTTCCTCGTCGTATCGAGTGTTATGATATTTCGACCTTCCAAGGGGCTGAAACGGTCGCCTCGCAAGTGGTGTTTGAAGAGGGCGTGCCAGCCAAGGATCACTATCGTCGCTATAAAATTAGAACTGTGGAAGGTATTAATGACTTTGCCTCTATGTATGAGGTGCTGAGCCGTCGATTCAAACACACGGAATACGAAGACCCACAGTTAGTGGTCATCGACGGTGGTAAAGGGCAGTTGTCTCAAGCCATGAAAATTTTGGCGGAGATCGGTCGCAGCGACATTCCGGTGGTGGGCCTAGCAAAAGCACGGACGGAGAGCGATTTCCAAAAAGCCGAAGTGGAGTCCACAGAAGAAAGATTCTTCCTGCCGGGGCGTCAAAACCCTGTGATTTTCAAAAACAACTCCGAAGCTCACCATATTTTAGTGGGAATCCGTGATGAAGCCCATCGTTTCGCAATTACGTATCATCGTAAGCTGCGTGAGGGGACATCTCTTGAGAGCGAACTTGATTACGTTGTGGGTCTTGGCGAAAAAAGAAAGAAAACTCTTTTGACTCAGTTTAACTCTATTGATGAAATTAGGATGGCCGATCCAAGTGAGATTGCAAAGTTAAAGAGCTTTAACCGCGTTTTAGCGGAGCGAATTATTTTGCAACTGAACGAATCGGAAGAAGAAGAAGTCGAAGCAGAATAGAGTTCAAATGAAAAATCACGCGTTTTT is a window of Bdellovibrio sp. SKB1291214 DNA encoding:
- a CDS encoding penicillin acylase family protein, translated to MRKLKISLVVFAAVLLVVVLGTYSFMRRSLAPLDGEISLTNLSKDVKVQRDTYGIPHIFAQNKSDAFKALGYVMASERLFQMEMARRQTQGLLAEVIGERAVKSDMLYRSLGLKKTSEKMLEKKRKDGTFDPEMWKMMESFCDGVNQYVATRPIPYDLAILGITKLAPFSPIDSYVMTGQIAYSFGIALRVDPTMTLLAKKLSPEMFQELRNDPLKTPYSVASQVDLSPLYKLADSSFAAVFDSSNSWLVGPSRSASGKSIFANDPHIGFNHPSVWFEAHIHTPEFEIYGHYLPLVPFAILGHTPHHAWGFTMSQTDDMDLYSEKIDRTKKTLIFNGKEQPYTVRNETIMVKKQAPVQMEVIQTPHGPLMDYVVDADLSLKWAYPKIDNDPLQALYTMGESKDMKTFENALKTGSAPGLNVMYADEKNIAWWMFGDVATKHNPNSDMILDGTSGKDEYKGLLSWEQKPHVVNPANGIIVTANTRPTDIESELRGDWQSADRQKTITEILETKKLWNAEEMRSLQVKNFNAANHVLMAKMLSHLKLTADEFIKHGPILDRLKKWNFISDRDSREASLYYSWINESLLLLLAPLEDQRAAYLTTPHAWMFFERVVQNENSPWWKLVKPDELFTHAFRNTMAKWSRPPQWGDIHTIEYVHPLGREKPLNYIFNLGPYPLGGAYNEITNNKARSLGGDFNVVAGASTRRVVDMANVTHSWGVNPIGISGHMLSPFYKDQVELFVTGFHRPQLMDSKEIEANKTHELVLKSAPIASQ
- a CDS encoding CarD family transcriptional regulator — translated: MLTFNIGDNAVYPGYGVVKVVAIETKEMLGAKISFYNMQLVDTGLKIMIPTTNVKSAGLRPIISKDEAARVVSILKEKDVKIDNQTWNRRYREYMEKIKTGSVFEIAEVLRDLFLLKADKELSFGERKMLDSARSLLLKELTLATSEAELFNEEEVKAIFGITG
- the gltX gene encoding glutamate--tRNA ligase — encoded protein: MSSQASSKVRVRFAPSPTGYLHVGGARTALYNYLFAKKNGGEFILRIEDTDEARSTQESLRGVVDDLVWLNLLWAEGVDPVTLKDVGPNGPYKQSERMHIYKQIAEQLLAEGKAYYCFLTDAEIEAQREAQMKAGGQPHIQSPYADWTLDQAKAKMAEGGTPPVVRFKTKHLKKDYIFNDIVRGEVKFPSDMVGDFVLLRGGGMPVYNFCCVVDDHLMKMTHVFRAEEHLPNTLRQLMIYEAMGWRAPEFGHMALILDEDRQKLSKRKGAVACGQLKDEGYLASAVLNFIALLGWSHPEGKEIMSVDDMVSAFDISRLNPSGAIFDRVKFKWMNAQHLRALPNTELWKAIQPFLARENMQLPSDPVWQDKSLNLFKPYMEVLADAITLYRPLNDNSYVIQPDAEEVMKLETTRAVLTTWKELVQAHGAEYMTEEEFLKIQDEVKNKTGAKGKNLFQPIRVAVIGQPHGAELKILVPLMKKQSLVARAEKALASIA
- a CDS encoding ArnT family glycosyltransferase, with translation MGNSSNLSANTGSKLFSTRLFLLSLFIVIVCLNWFQLLTPKMENIQIVHPNLQTDTKAPSSIVIKDYNPNESGLFWLQFTTRANYLPSWMMPQDLRLRTLSCLNTLSTNGQDWTLPSSPEARCNNERGMALKIPANTFSKTTTWNLSGDSFGGSFGFYLDKDWSSPQLLVGLFFLCLALCGILYATLPLPQDRWKIPVIAVFLLGFLLRFWTTQVAMPPEMYLFSDMSGYFQRGVQMLRGSFNLGQTFQPIGYTLYTLVLRILGDWELLKWTSIFVSLGTALLAYLLVLKNFGKTAALLTLLFVCLDAPQVGFTARHMAESPYSFLIMLTLWWIMKALESKRLKDYFLVGVLLMVSFYFKGNHAFFIPAFSLWLLYRERDQYKIAFKKVGILAMGCFIVMLPHLAFTKFAYNQFQWGPTAGALNFVEGKCPSKNNADSAGASWMSPLFVTLKETTFKKWDRPFTDQAYFWKAGADCVKENPWVMAESLRYINYLFYGNSTWPVAGSPIDFLYKIWAPIFEWGLLPLAVIGALSYSRRRNDLNEVCALMALTIFFTVYIFKSENRFRVPFDGLFLMWSSLGIVYCGSLVTAAIRALTMKRKPLSEIT
- the cysS gene encoding cysteine--tRNA ligase; translated protein: MSLKIYNSQSRQSEEFVPYDPKHVKMYVCGPTVYNFLHVGNFRGPVVFNMVRNWLEYLGYKVTYALNFTDVDDKIIAKANEVGMTPGELSEKYIAEYKHDFASLGLRPHDMNPKVTEHMEDILSMVGTLIEKNAAYETQGDVLYSIESFKDYGKLSGRHTDELLAGARVEVDEKKRSPMDFALWKAAKPGEISWASPWGPGRPGWHIECSAMIKNIFGDQIDIHGGGMDLIFPHHENEIAQSEGCTGKHFVKYWMHNNMLNFGGQKMSKSLGNIVSLREFVTTYNAEIYKWMIQSVHYRTMSEFGDAAVDRAISGLARVYSALAMAESYLTPEVTQADAGFAKITEDAWKKVEAAMNDDFGTPEVFATMFEVVRQFNTQVRRGMKVNPAIQGKALVFSQFIKKVGSMMAMFQEPAHDFLVKVDDMLLDKAGIKRAEVDAVVAERSQARANKDFAKSDELRNKLVAMNISVSDTPEGSFWEVSK